A genomic segment from Impatiens glandulifera unplaced genomic scaffold, dImpGla2.1, whole genome shotgun sequence encodes:
- the LOC124918347 gene encoding allene oxide synthase 3-like — MSPANETDFSNLPLRQIPGNYGLPFIGAIKDRLDYYYNQGPNEFFKTRVDKYKSTIFRTNMPPGPFMAPNPKVVAVLDAVSFPILFDTSKVEKRNILDGTYMPSTKLFGGYRVCAFLDPSEPTHAAAKQFALSFVASRHNSVIPIFRSCMSDLLRELEDDVDSGKVPENNFNTHSDKMSFDFVVRFFSDEDIPSKQTNLGSDGSKLFDKWLLFQLSPLMTLGKKFIPNFIEDLLLHTFMLPPILVKSDYQKLYDQFYSSAKRVLDDGERLGLSREEACHNHIFVAGFNSYGGMKILFPSLIKWVGLAGEDLHRRLADEIRTIVKSENGVSFSALEKMNLTKSVVYEALRIEPPVPFQYATAKEDIMIHSHDGRFEIKKGEIIFGYQPFATKDPKIFVNPEEFVGDRFMGDEGEKLLKYVYWSNGRETEEPTAGNKQCAGKNLVVLLSRLMLVDFFLRYDTFTVDVSTILLGPAVKLKTLTKSTWR; from the coding sequence ATGTCTCCGGCGAATGAAACAGATTTCTCAAACCTCCCTCTCCGACAAATTCCCGGCAACTATGGCCTTCCTTTCATCGGAGCAATCAAAGACCGTCTCGATTACTATTACAATCAAGGACCCAACGAATTCTTCAAAACCAGAGTCGACAAATACAAATCCACCATCTTCCGAACAAACATGCCGCCGGGACCATTCATGGCACCAAACCCAAAAGTCGTCGCCGTTCTCGACGCCGTCAGCTTCCCTATCCTCTTCGATACGTCAAAGGTTGAAAAACGTAACATCCTCGACGGCACTTACATGCCATCCACAAAACTCTTCGGTGGTTACAGAGTATGCGCCTTTCTCGACCCATCAGAACCAACTCACGCCGCCGCAAAGCAATTCGCTTTGTCGTTCGTCGCCTCCCGTCATAACTCAGTCATACCCATCTTCCGTAGTTGCATGTCCGACCTACTTAGAGAACTCGAAGATGACGTCGATTCCGGGAAAGTCCCTGAAAACAATTTCAACACTCATAGTGATAAAATGTCGTTTGATTTCGTCGTCCGTTTCTTCTCCGACGAGGATATCCCGTCCAAACAAACAAATCTTGGATCCGACGGCTCaaaattgtttgataaatgGCTACTCTTTCAACTCTCTCCATTGATGACTCTAGGCAAGAAATTCATACCCAACTTTATCGAAGATTTGCTTCTCCATACTTTCATGCTTCCGCCAATCTTAGTAAAATCAGATTACCAGAAACTCTACGACCAATTCTATTCGTCGGCGAAAAGGGTTTTAGATGACGGGGAGAGGCTAGGGCTATCTCGAGAGGAGGCTTGTCATAACCACATTTTCGTCGCGGGATTCAATTCCTACGGCGGAATGAAAATTCTTTTTCCAAGTTTGATCAAATGGGTTGGGTTAGCCGGAGAGGATTTACACCGTCGATTGGCGGATGAAATCAGGACCATCGTTAAATCGGAAAATGGGGTATCGTTCTCGGCGCTGGAGAAGATGAATCTGACTAAATCGGTTGTCTACGAGGCTTTGAGAATCGAGCCGCCGGTTCCATTTCAGTACGCGACGGCGAAGGAGGATATAATGATTCATAGTCACGATGGgagatttgaaatcaagaaaggTGAGATAATTTTTGGATATCAGCCGTTTGCGACTAAGGATCCGAAGATATTCGTGAATCCGGAGGAGTTCGTCGGAGATAGATTTATGGGTGACGAAGGAGAGAAGCTTTTGAAGTATGTTTATTGGTCGAATGGGCGGGAGACGGAGGAGCCGACGGCCGGAAATAAGCAATGTGCGGGGAAGAATCTGGTGGTACTCTTGTCTAGGTTAATGTTGGTGGACTTCTTCTTGAGGTATGACACGTTTACAGTTGATGTTAGTACCATACTTTTGGGGCCAGCTGTGAAGCTCAAGACGTTGACCAAGTCCACGTGGCGTTGA